CGGCAATCTCTTAGAAAGAGAAGATCGTGTCTATGTCGATCAGACACATGAAAGAACGCTTTTCACAGCATTTGAATACGATGCCTTAAACAGGCAGACAGCCATCATCGAACCTGAAGGGAAGATCACTCGGACCGACTATACACCGACAGGGAAAGTTGCCTGCATCTACAAACCGGACGGCAAAGCGATCATCCACGTTTATGACCCTCTAGATCGATTAAAAGAACTGTTCTCATCCGATGGAACCGTGCATGACCATTATTGCTACGACCTGAACGATCAGATCGTTCAAACCACAGATCAGATCCATCAAACAACACTTGAAAGAGTCTTTGATGCCCATGGAAACATCCTTTCAGAAAGCTTCGGCGATTACACTATCGACTATGCTTATGACCCCTTAGGGCGTTTAATCAAGCAGACGCTTCCCGACGGCTCCACAATCAACTACACCTACAATGCAGAGCATCTGTTGTCTGTTGCGCGGGATCATTGTATTCACCAGTATGCCTACGATTTGTCAGGGCGGGTAAAAGAGACCCATTCACGCACGGCAGGCAAGACAGTGTATCATTATAACTTAAACGGAGCTCCCCTTGCATTGGAGTCGGAGAAACTGGTTCAGGAGTGTACCTATGATGCCGTTGGGAATTTGACCGCGTTAAAGCAGATCGACCCGTTAGGGGAGGTCAACTGTCAGTATCGCTACGATCATTTAGATCAACTCGTATCAGAGTCTGGATTTGCGGAGTACACCTATCATTCAGACTCCTTTGCAAACAGACGGCTAAAAGATCAATCGCACTATCAGGTAAACGATTTAAACCAGCTTATCGATCTCGACGGCCGGCATTTTTCCTACGATCAAAATGGCAACTTAGAATCTTTTGAAACAGAGCACAATTGTGTCTATGACGCTCTCGATCGCCTGATTGAAGTGCACACGCAAGAGTGCACTTACCTCTACACCTACGATCCCTTTCATCGCCGGCTGAGTCGAACGGTACTGAACCAAGAGGGATCTTTGCAGCAACACTATCTCTATAGCGGCGATAAAGAGATTGGTTTGCTTGAGCAGGGGAGGATTCGTCAGTTGAGGATCTTAGGCAACCCCGCTGAAGAAATCGGCTCGGCAGTGCTGTTTGAAATCGATGGCATCAAGTACGTTCCCCAGCATGATTTAAGGGGGAATGTTGCCCTTTTGCTCAGTCCAGCCGGAAAGGCAGAGGTCTATCGTTACTCAGCATTTGGAGAGGAGTTGTTTCAAGAAACAGTGTCTCCATGGCGTTTTTCTTCCAAGCGGGTAGATGAGGAGACGGGCTGGGTTTATTTTGGGAGGCGTTATTATGCACCTTCTTGGGGAAGGTGGACAACAGCGGACCCCGCCTGGTTTGCAGACGGCCCGAACCTCTATGCCTATGTGCACAATAACCCTTTGAAATATGTGGATCCGGACGGTCTGTCGGCAATCGAGCATCAGCAGATGAACAGGCCCGGGACGCAAGGGACGTTTTTTGGAAGCTTTTCCCGAGGCATATTGGATGATACCAGCTGGGGAGCGAGCAGCTGGATGCTGGGAGATTACGTGTGTGATAACTGGCAGTCGAGCTTGGGATATGGAATGGGAACCGAAGTCTCCACGATGGCAGGGTTTGTCTATGGCGGGGCGTAGGTGAAGGCTATGTAAAAAATATGCTGACTGTCAGATCAAGTCTTGACCAGGACAATTTAAGAATCTCGCGAGTAGTGCTTCATTAAAACATCTTTTAACAGCTTGGGAATGGGAATTTTCTTTCGATTTTTCTTATCAATGGTGACATGAACGGTTTTGGCTCGGCCAACTTCCAATCCATCTTCGCGGTAAATTTGATATGACAGGGTAAATGAAGTGCGGCCAATTTCCTTGCACACCATATGCACTTCAAGGTCATCTCCTAGCCTCATTGAGTGGAAATAATCGGATTCGCAGTGGACAATCACAAACATAAAATCTTTTTCGTAAAAGAGTGTTTCGAACGGCATCCCTTCTTGGGACATAAAATCTTCTAATGTATCGTGCACAAATCGGAACTGCCTAGGGAAATAAAGCAGTCCGGCCATATCCATATCGTGCATCCTCACCTGATTTTTTCCGACAAACATCTTTACTACCTCTTCTTTTTCCTCTATTTAGTATAATATTTAAATTTTATGTTATACCGATCATTATACTCAAATTTGAGATTTTTCTCTTCTTTTTGGCTTCTCTTTTCCGCTCGCTTCTTGCAAAGCTTCAAAGAGAAGCGGTCGGAAAAAATCTCTCAAAAAGAAAAAAATCTGCACAAGTAGCAATATCTGGATAGATTTATGATTTACCGAATTTTAACAGCTTCATCCCTTTATGACGGCCATGATGCTGCAATCAATGTATTCCGCCGCCTTTTTCAAAAAGCAGGACTGGAAGTGATCCATATCGGCCACAACCGAAGCGTGGAAGAACTTGTCAAGACAGCGATCGAAGAAGATGTTAATGCTGTCTGTGTCAGCTCCTATCAAGGGGGGCATATGGAGTATTTCCGCTATCTCAGACAACGGCTAAACGAGGAAGGAGGGGAGGAGATCGCAATTTTTGGTGGAGGTGGAGGAACGATTCTTCCCAGCGAGATCAAACAGCTGGAGAGTGAAGGAATCACGCGCCTCTATCATCCTGAAGACGGACAAAAGCTGGGTCTGAGAGGAATCATCAAGGATGCTATTTCCCGCATGAAGCCAAAAAAAAGGGAGGCAGATACGCTTGCCAAAGCTTTGACCCGCATTGAATTGGGTGAGTCCGTTTCGGTGCCCAAAAAAGATGTTCAGGCAGTTGTGATAGGATTGACAGGTCCAGGGGGAGCGGGTAAAAGCTCCTTGATGGATGAATTAATCCTACGTTATCTCTATTCGACACCTTCCGGCCGAGTAGGTGTGCTTGCCTTTGATCCAACAAAAAGGAAAACAGGCGGAGCCCTGCTCGGCGACCGCATACGTATGAACTCCATTTATAACGAAAGAGTATTCCTCCGTTCGATGGCAACGCGAGGATCAGGAACAGAGATGAGCAGCGTTGCCAAAAACGCGTTGGAGCTGATGAAACGTTCCGGATTCGATCTAATCATTTTGGAGACAACGGGGATCGGGCAAGGAGATGCTGAGATTGTTGATTTAGCAGACTTTTGCCTTTATGTGATGACCAGTGAATATGGCGCTTCGACGCAGCTGGAGAAGATCGATATGCTCGATTATGCCGATGTGATCGTTCTTAACAAGTTCGATCGAATGGGGTCTGAAGGCGCTTTTGAAGATGTACTGCATGCATACGCCGACTCGCGAGGGGTGCGGGTGACTGAGAAAAATCGCGACAAACTGCCTGTATTCGGCACTATAGCATCTGACTTTAATAACCCTGGTGTGACGCGTTTATTTATCCGACTGATGCAGATATTAAAGGAAAAAGGACTTCTGACATCTACGGGAAATCAAGAGCTTGATTTGGAAAAAACTCGGGAGCTGAATAATTCTTACACCTTTGCGATTATCCCTTCCGAAAAGACCTTCTATCTCGGAAAAATTGCCTCTGCTTTGCGCAACTACCATAGAGAAACAAAGCAGAAAGGGGAGATCGCCTCTGAGATTTACAAGCTAAGAACAACCGGAAGAGATGCGGAGAAGTTGGAAAAGGAGCTTGGAGCGGACAACCAAGAACTCTTGGAACAGTACCGTCAACTTCAAACCAAGTATCGTGAGGAAGAACTAGGATACGAGGTGCGGGGCAAGACGATTAAAAGACCTTTGTTTTCAAAATCTCTTTCCGGCCTCTTTATCTCTCGCATAGCCCTTCCTAAATATCGCGATTGGGGAGATATTCTGAATTTTATGCGAAAAGAAAATCTTCCTGGACATTTTCCGTATACCGCGGGAGTCTTTCCTTTGAAAAATGTAGAGGAGGAGCCAAAGCGGCAGTTTGCAGGCGAGGGGGCGCCTGAGAGGACGAACAAGCGGTTCCATTATTTGACGCGCAATGATCAAGCGCACCGTTTGAGCACAGCGTTTGATTCTGTGACTTTATACGGTGAAGATCCGCGCAATCGACCGGATGTCTACGGGAAAATCGGCAACAGCGGCGTGAACATTGCGACTTTGGACGATATGAAAGCGTTGTACAAGGGGTTTAATCTGATCGATCCCTTGACATCCGTGTCTCTGACGATCAACGGCCCTGCTCCAATGATTTTGGCGATGTTTTTGAACACGGCCATTGATTTCGAAATGGAAAAGCAGGGTCAAGAGCCATATGAGAAAGTTAAGGAAAGAGTTTTGCAAGTTGTTCGAGGAACTGTGCAAGCTGATATTCTAAAAGAGGAGCAGGCACAAAACACTTGTATTTTCTCCTCTAAATTTGCGTTGAAGATGATGGGAGATATCCAAGAGTACTTCATCGACCACAATGTCAGAAATTTCTATTCTGTCAGCATCAGCGGTTATCATATTGCAGAGGCAGGTGCTAATCCTATTTCTCAACTGGCTTTCACTTTGGCCAACGGGTTCACTCTCGTTGAGTACTACTTATCAAGAGGAATGAAAATCGATGATTTTGCTCCCAACCTCTCTTTTTTCTTCAGTATGGGAATGGATCCTGAATACTCTGTGATCGGGCGCGTGGCCAGACGTATTTGGGCGATTGCGATGCGAGAGCGGTATGGAGGGAATGAGCGCAGCTGCAAATTGAAATACCACATTCAGACATCCGGCCGCAGCCTGCACGCGCAAGAGATTGCTTTTAACGATATCCGTACCACACTACAGGCGCTTTATGCGGTTAATGACAATTGTAATAGCCTGCATACTAATGCTTATGATGAGGCGATCACCACTCCGACAGAGGAATCGGTGCGGCGGGCAATGGCGATTCAAATGATCCTCAATCGGGAATATGGGACGACTAAGTGCGAGAATGCTATCCAAGGATCGTATTTTATTGAAGAACTGACCGACCTTGTCGAGGAAGCCGTGATGGAGGAGTTTGATTCTCTTTCTCGAAGAGGAGGTGTTCTGGGAGCGATGGAGAAACAGTATCAG
This genomic window from Waddlia chondrophila WSU 86-1044 contains:
- the icmF gene encoding fused isobutyryl-CoA mutase/GTPase IcmF — its product is MIYRILTASSLYDGHDAAINVFRRLFQKAGLEVIHIGHNRSVEELVKTAIEEDVNAVCVSSYQGGHMEYFRYLRQRLNEEGGEEIAIFGGGGGTILPSEIKQLESEGITRLYHPEDGQKLGLRGIIKDAISRMKPKKREADTLAKALTRIELGESVSVPKKDVQAVVIGLTGPGGAGKSSLMDELILRYLYSTPSGRVGVLAFDPTKRKTGGALLGDRIRMNSIYNERVFLRSMATRGSGTEMSSVAKNALELMKRSGFDLIILETTGIGQGDAEIVDLADFCLYVMTSEYGASTQLEKIDMLDYADVIVLNKFDRMGSEGAFEDVLHAYADSRGVRVTEKNRDKLPVFGTIASDFNNPGVTRLFIRLMQILKEKGLLTSTGNQELDLEKTRELNNSYTFAIIPSEKTFYLGKIASALRNYHRETKQKGEIASEIYKLRTTGRDAEKLEKELGADNQELLEQYRQLQTKYREEELGYEVRGKTIKRPLFSKSLSGLFISRIALPKYRDWGDILNFMRKENLPGHFPYTAGVFPLKNVEEEPKRQFAGEGAPERTNKRFHYLTRNDQAHRLSTAFDSVTLYGEDPRNRPDVYGKIGNSGVNIATLDDMKALYKGFNLIDPLTSVSLTINGPAPMILAMFLNTAIDFEMEKQGQEPYEKVKERVLQVVRGTVQADILKEEQAQNTCIFSSKFALKMMGDIQEYFIDHNVRNFYSVSISGYHIAEAGANPISQLAFTLANGFTLVEYYLSRGMKIDDFAPNLSFFFSMGMDPEYSVIGRVARRIWAIAMRERYGGNERSCKLKYHIQTSGRSLHAQEIAFNDIRTTLQALYAVNDNCNSLHTNAYDEAITTPTEESVRRAMAIQMILNREYGTTKCENAIQGSYFIEELTDLVEEAVMEEFDSLSRRGGVLGAMEKQYQRHRIQSESMKYELMKESGELPIIGVNTFTSEAGQPDYEHMEVIRATEEEKQSQIERTQKFIERAGDRNAEALERLRHTALSGENIFAELMETVKYCSLGQITRLLYECGGQYRRSI
- a CDS encoding RHS repeat domain-containing protein, coding for MHDHYCYDLNDQIVQTTDQIHQTTLERVFDAHGNILSESFGDYTIDYAYDPLGRLIKQTLPDGSTINYTYNAEHLLSVARDHCIHQYAYDLSGRVKETHSRTAGKTVYHYNLNGAPLALESEKLVQECTYDAVGNLTALKQIDPLGEVNCQYRYDHLDQLVSESGFAEYTYHSDSFANRRLKDQSHYQVNDLNQLIDLDGRHFSYDQNGNLESFETEHNCVYDALDRLIEVHTQECTYLYTYDPFHRRLSRTVLNQEGSLQQHYLYSGDKEIGLLEQGRIRQLRILGNPAEEIGSAVLFEIDGIKYVPQHDLRGNVALLLSPAGKAEVYRYSAFGEELFQETVSPWRFSSKRVDEETGWVYFGRRYYAPSWGRWTTADPAWFADGPNLYAYVHNNPLKYVDPDGLSAIEHQQMNRPGTQGTFFGSFSRGILDDTSWGASSWMLGDYVCDNWQSSLGYGMGTEVSTMAGFVYGGA
- a CDS encoding acyl-CoA thioesterase → MFVGKNQVRMHDMDMAGLLYFPRQFRFVHDTLEDFMSQEGMPFETLFYEKDFMFVIVHCESDYFHSMRLGDDLEVHMVCKEIGRTSFTLSYQIYREDGLEVGRAKTVHVTIDKKNRKKIPIPKLLKDVLMKHYSRDS